One region of Kytococcus sedentarius DSM 20547 genomic DNA includes:
- a CDS encoding helix-turn-helix domain-containing protein → MTKTVAYHWHLRKVMNEHGMNATTDLVPLLAERGVVMTSTQVYRIVTGEPERLNMRLLAALCDIFDVTPNDLIEPYVATSSRRGRKTGTTGATPPKPSKNRPTRAVIKPAGD, encoded by the coding sequence ATGACGAAGACCGTCGCCTACCACTGGCACCTGCGCAAGGTGATGAACGAGCACGGCATGAACGCCACCACCGACCTGGTGCCGCTGCTGGCCGAGCGGGGCGTGGTGATGACCTCCACGCAGGTCTACCGGATCGTCACAGGTGAGCCCGAGCGGTTGAACATGCGGCTGCTCGCCGCGCTCTGCGACATCTTCGATGTCACCCCAAACGACCTGATCGAGCCCTACGTCGCCACCAGCTCACGGCGCGGACGCAAGACCGGCACCACCGGCGCCACGCCGCCGAAGCCGAGCAAGAACCGTCCGACCCGTGCTGTGATCAAGCCTGCCGGGGACTGA
- a CDS encoding tyrosine-type recombinase/integrase, whose amino-acid sequence MDFEDGNRPGSVVALRPGNVSLLRPAEQVFDDMLTGWSAQQSSRMLNPKTIQARLAQVRRFTGFCGNLPWEWAPADVEEWTTELVSGDKPCSHGTIRSYQNAVALFCDFLTDRRYGWIERCEELFGTHPVQICHEWNTAIHTGDHETRPAVRPLSRSEVQTFFDYADDRVDQARTRGKKGWKSVFRDATLFKMIYAFGLRRREVGMLDLHDFTRNPTATEFGRFGVCNVRWAKASRGSQPRRRAVLAVFDWTRPVIEEYVTDVLPLFDVADAAMLWPTERQSRITGSYIGMRFAEYRDDLGFDAALHPHCLRHSYVTHLIEDGFDPLFVQQQVGHRWGSTTALYTGVSGDYRNRTLRRALDAAFTPPTAIEEG is encoded by the coding sequence GTGGACTTCGAGGACGGGAACCGGCCTGGATCGGTGGTGGCGCTGCGGCCGGGCAACGTGTCGTTGCTGCGCCCGGCGGAGCAGGTCTTCGACGACATGCTCACCGGGTGGTCCGCGCAGCAGTCCTCACGGATGCTGAACCCGAAGACGATCCAGGCACGGCTGGCTCAAGTGCGCCGGTTCACCGGGTTCTGCGGGAACCTGCCGTGGGAGTGGGCCCCGGCCGATGTCGAGGAGTGGACCACCGAGCTGGTCTCCGGTGACAAGCCGTGCTCCCACGGCACAATCCGCAGCTATCAGAACGCAGTCGCGCTGTTCTGCGACTTCCTCACCGACCGCCGCTACGGGTGGATCGAGCGGTGCGAGGAGCTGTTCGGCACGCACCCGGTGCAGATCTGCCACGAATGGAACACCGCGATCCACACCGGCGATCACGAAACCCGCCCGGCGGTGCGACCGTTGTCGCGGAGCGAGGTGCAGACGTTCTTCGACTACGCCGACGATCGCGTCGACCAAGCCCGCACGCGGGGCAAGAAGGGCTGGAAGTCGGTGTTCCGCGACGCGACGCTGTTCAAGATGATCTACGCCTTCGGGCTGCGCCGTCGCGAGGTCGGGATGCTCGACCTGCACGACTTCACCCGCAACCCGACCGCGACCGAGTTCGGCCGGTTCGGGGTCTGCAACGTCCGCTGGGCCAAGGCCAGCCGCGGTTCCCAGCCCCGGCGGCGGGCGGTGCTAGCTGTGTTCGACTGGACCCGGCCGGTGATCGAGGAATACGTCACCGACGTGCTGCCACTGTTCGACGTCGCTGATGCCGCGATGCTCTGGCCGACCGAACGACAATCACGGATCACCGGCAGCTACATCGGGATGCGGTTCGCCGAGTACCGTGACGACCTCGGCTTCGACGCCGCGCTGCACCCGCACTGCCTGCGGCACTCCTATGTGACCCATCTGATCGAGGACGGCTTCGACCCGCTGTTCGTCCAGCAGCAGGTCGGCCACCGTTGGGGCTCGACCACCGCCCTCTACACCGGCGTATCCGGTGACTACCGCAACCGCACCCTACGCCGCGCCCTGGATGCGGCGTTCACCCCACCGACCGCGATCGAGGAAGGCTGA
- a CDS encoding M23 family metallopeptidase, whose amino-acid sequence MLKKLTVAALALVLLGPSLGLIGVGLVMNPAASATCTVTGTNVTVGDVPDSLTVTTAGGEIFTLNRAQLTHAATIIETGSGIDGVTRDGLVIALMAALTESTLRMLSNTSAYPESGDYPNDGDGSDHDSLGLFQMRPQSGWGTVADLMDPVYQARAFFGGPDGPNHPSPRGLLDIPGWEQMDKGEAAQAVEVSAYPDRYRNYEPVAETILTTLTTTGASPAAGATAVPAVQTVSAESSRVVFPVPESAWVLTSDYGPRVHPISGENSFHTGTDFAAPDGTPILAAADGTVTVAEFSGGYGGLIVVEHQIAGQTVATAYAHMWEHGIHVTAGDQVAAGQHIGDIGSSGNSTGPHLHFEVRTGGTDGEHADPAAWLNSHHAADLPEPETGAPAGCDPGTAPPGGEPDPVDGDPDALVDDPTSGGQITARMQHVYTQGIEAFPDTSWACYSPRPGTRSEHPLGRACDLTFGNAIGQHPTPAQLEAGWAVTNWMKDHAEVLGVEYLIWQGRIWSAARDAEGWRDYNGGGMHDPDDVTGGHYDHLHITVRAN is encoded by the coding sequence GTGTTGAAGAAGCTCACCGTCGCCGCCCTCGCTCTGGTGCTGCTCGGCCCCTCGCTCGGGCTGATCGGCGTCGGTCTGGTGATGAACCCGGCCGCGTCGGCCACCTGCACCGTCACCGGCACGAACGTCACCGTCGGGGACGTCCCCGACTCGTTGACTGTGACCACCGCGGGCGGTGAGATCTTCACGCTGAACCGCGCTCAGCTGACGCATGCGGCGACGATCATCGAGACCGGCTCCGGCATCGACGGGGTGACCCGGGACGGGCTGGTGATCGCGCTGATGGCCGCGCTCACCGAGTCCACCCTGCGGATGCTGTCGAACACGTCGGCGTATCCGGAGTCCGGGGACTACCCCAACGACGGGGACGGCTCCGACCACGACTCGCTCGGCCTGTTCCAGATGCGTCCGCAATCGGGGTGGGGCACCGTCGCCGACCTCATGGACCCCGTCTACCAGGCGCGGGCGTTCTTCGGCGGACCTGACGGACCGAACCACCCCTCACCGCGCGGGTTGCTGGACATCCCCGGCTGGGAACAGATGGACAAGGGCGAGGCCGCCCAAGCCGTCGAAGTCTCCGCCTACCCCGACCGTTACCGCAACTACGAGCCCGTCGCCGAAACCATCCTGACCACCCTCACCACCACTGGCGCGAGCCCGGCAGCCGGCGCCACCGCGGTGCCAGCAGTGCAGACGGTATCGGCGGAGTCCTCCCGCGTGGTGTTCCCGGTGCCGGAGAGCGCCTGGGTGCTCACCAGCGACTACGGGCCGAGGGTGCACCCGATCTCCGGGGAGAACTCGTTTCATACCGGCACCGACTTCGCCGCCCCGGACGGCACGCCGATCCTCGCCGCCGCCGACGGCACCGTCACCGTCGCCGAGTTCTCCGGCGGGTACGGGGGTCTGATCGTCGTCGAGCACCAGATCGCCGGGCAGACGGTGGCGACCGCGTATGCGCACATGTGGGAGCACGGCATCCACGTCACCGCCGGCGACCAGGTCGCCGCCGGGCAGCACATCGGTGACATCGGCTCGTCTGGCAACAGCACCGGCCCGCACCTGCACTTCGAGGTCCGCACCGGCGGCACCGACGGTGAGCACGCCGACCCCGCCGCCTGGCTCAACAGCCACCACGCTGCTGACCTGCCCGAACCCGAGACCGGCGCCCCCGCCGGCTGTGACCCCGGCACCGCGCCACCCGGCGGTGAGCCGGATCCGGTCGATGGGGACCCGGACGCGCTGGTGGACGACCCCACCTCCGGTGGGCAGATCACGGCGCGGATGCAGCACGTCTATACCCAGGGCATCGAGGCGTTTCCCGACACGAGCTGGGCGTGCTACTCACCCCGGCCCGGCACCCGCTCCGAGCACCCGCTCGGCAGGGCGTGTGACCTCACGTTCGGCAACGCCATCGGCCAGCACCCCACCCCGGCCCAGCTCGAAGCCGGGTGGGCCGTGACGAACTGGATGAAGGACCACGCCGAGGTCCTCGGGGTGGAATACCTGATCTGGCAGGGCCGCATCTGGTCCGCCGCCCGCGACGCCGAGGGGTGGCGTGACTACAACGGCGGTGGCATGCACGACCCCGATGACGTCACCGGCGGCCACTACGACCACCTCCACATCACCGTCCGGGCCAACTAG